ATGCCAGGACGTGAACTGTGTCACAGTATATTTGCGTTAACGCTGGCTACCTGCCCACAGCGTGCACATTTATCGCTTCGGCGCACCGGTAAAACGCAAATATGGCAGCTTGATATCCAGGGTACCGAATTTCTCCTTGGCTTGATCATTGTTCAGGCTCAGGGCAACGATTACATCTTCGCCAGGCACCCAGTTAGCCGGGGTGGCAATCGGCACACCATCAGTAGCCTGAACAGCATCCAGGGCGCGCAGTATTTCCGCAAAATTACGCCCGACAGTCATCGGATAAGCCATGGTCAGACGTATTTTCTTGTCCGGCCCGATGATGAACACAGTGCGCACCGTGGCACTGTCAGCCGGAGTGCGGCCATCGGGCAGGTAGGCATCCGCCGGCAACATGTCATACAGCTTGGAAACCGTCAGCGACCTGTCATCAATAATCGGAAAATCAGCAGGAGCTCCACAAACAGTCTCGATATCACGCTGCCACTTCTTGTGCTCGTCAACACTGTCAACAGAAACACCCAACACCTTGGTATTACGCTGGGCAAACTCCGGAGCCAATCGGGCAACGGCCCCGAACTCAGTGGTGCACACCGGGGTAAAGTCCTTCGGATGAGAAAACAGAATCGCATAGCTGTCACCGATCCACTCATGCAGTGACAACTGACCAGCAGTGGAGTCAGCAGTGAAATCCGGGGCAATATCGTTAATACGAATAGACATCTTGGCCTTCCTGTTTGGTTGAAGTGAATGAACGCGGCATGCTGTTGCTTTCAGGTGGAGTAAGCGTAGCAGATCGTAACCCAGGCGGCATTCAAGCAACCATCAACTGCAGCGGTTACCCTTTATACTGGGTTGGGCAGTAAGCCCGCAGCACGGCAGGGTGTCTGAGTGCCGCATGCTTGGTCTTGCGACCGGACACTCGTTTGCGCCATAGCCGAAACGACGACGGCCGCAACGTTTGGCGCATCAAGCCAATAACCTGCGAGTCATTCAACGCATATAAACGCGCAATGGCTTCAAAAGGCGTTCGATCCTCCCAAGCCATTTCGATGACACGGGACAGGTCTGCTTCATTCATGCCCAAACGGGTTTTCATATAACTATCCCGACAATTTAA
This sequence is a window from Halopseudomonas salegens. Protein-coding genes within it:
- a CDS encoding peroxiredoxin, with product MSIRINDIAPDFTADSTAGQLSLHEWIGDSYAILFSHPKDFTPVCTTEFGAVARLAPEFAQRNTKVLGVSVDSVDEHKKWQRDIETVCGAPADFPIIDDRSLTVSKLYDMLPADAYLPDGRTPADSATVRTVFIIGPDKKIRLTMAYPMTVGRNFAEILRALDAVQATDGVPIATPANWVPGEDVIVALSLNNDQAKEKFGTLDIKLPYLRFTGAPKR
- a CDS encoding TIGR03643 family protein, yielding MKTRLGMNEADLSRVIEMAWEDRTPFEAIARLYALNDSQVIGLMRQTLRPSSFRLWRKRVSGRKTKHAALRHPAVLRAYCPTQYKG